A region of uncultured Carboxylicivirga sp. DNA encodes the following proteins:
- a CDS encoding autotransporter-associated beta strand repeat-containing protein: MKKFYTYFCTALLWIILPFLSNAQRQIENLDRGVVAVRTSTSEVFISWRWLGTEDENISFNIYRDDTKINTTPVTQTTNFIDNSSAVAQYSVAAVINNVEQAKSTPVDIWDNQYLEVNLNRPSGGTTPDGVSYTYSPNDCSVGDLDGDGQYEIIVKWDPSNSKDNSQSGYTGNVFLDAYKFDGTQLWRIDLGINIRAGAHYTQFLVYDFDGDGIAELACKTAPGTKDNSGNFINTGPAASADHSADYRNTGGYILSGPEYLTVFSGVNGYEMATVYYTPARGSVSSWGDSYGNRVDRFLACVAYLDGEHPSLVMTRGYYTRSVLSAWDWDGTELTQRWIFDSNDSGNSAYYGQGNHNLSVGDVDQDGKDEIIYGSCTINDDGTGLYSTGLGHGDALHVSDMDPDRPGLEVFMPHEEAGNGMTYRDAATGEVLWQIKAPGEDVGRGVAGDISPDHRGYERWSSTGDGAYSIDGELIGGKTAMNFLIWWDDDLTRELLDGTNISKYNVGTLLTAFNCSSNNSTKATPNLSGDILGDWREEVIFRTTDNTKLRIYTTTNETSYRFRTLMHDPQYRLAIAWQNVGYNQPPHPGFFLGTDMDTPPLAPIAQAKLKWDGSAGFSWDVNTSSNWKLANGTTSVFNNDDDVIFSISGNNSSDVLINETISPSKVTVINPNDYTFSGTGGLSGSMDLIKSGAGSLVINTTNNYTGKTLVSEGLLQINGNIATSETTIEGKGEITGNGTTGSLNLLSGSKIWVGDYNQASSTHVNGNLLASNNTSFEFDLSDDPTGTTKSNDQIIIDGDLSLGENISFNVNKPDGTLSDGTYTLLTFTGSFTGSLDNISLSGIRELVTSIELSGQSVVLVTTLVRDPASILWDGTTNNSWDYLNNTNWLNNGVSDFFAYGDYVLFDDSGNTTVNVADDVPIGGMEVSASTTYKFTGTGTISGTGGLLKSGTGYLIMNEANTFTGNVELRAGLTSVTNLSNIGSPGSFGSGSNDPASIYLNGGSIYYTGDQSTTNRGITVGESNGDFYTVGSSEVSLDGVITGTGNFTKRGTGKLNLSAANTISGPVTLTEGTIGLTSENANSYGLGTDKVIIKDATLNMFNSSGSYSNIYWNLEVPAGYTATINMDGRCDHYGAATGEGTLELVLPFSRVHLNGDWSAYAGQINTTASPVSVYGNWFVVGNSIGYPNASIDLGDGVFAVYKNSSDATIEIGELTGSNSSVLGSGGQGANTITWRIGGKRTSVAFDGKITNDQYKNTGSQSAIIKTGSGRWTLTNANTYTGGTVIEQGTIIAANTSGSATGTGPVTVYTNSSLAGTGYVSGDVTVNNRAYIMPGISPAYGNLTINNNLTFLTGARLYIKTDAAAGICDKVTVNGTYTVAGTLYMVLNNGSFANGQSYQVLDASSISGSFDAISPSAPGDGLYWDTSELYTNGIIKVTNVATAITPVEANDNIRVYPNPVEDLLYIEVMDNNVPSKIEIRDVSGRTIKQLVGNNGSNYKIDFSYHNKGIYFVIITVNEQLLIKKIVKE; this comes from the coding sequence ATGAAAAAATTCTACACATATTTCTGCACAGCATTACTGTGGATTATTCTACCTTTCTTATCTAACGCACAACGACAAATAGAGAATCTGGATCGTGGAGTTGTTGCTGTCAGAACGAGTACCAGTGAAGTTTTTATTAGTTGGCGATGGTTGGGTACTGAAGATGAAAACATTTCATTTAATATCTATCGCGACGATACTAAAATAAACACCACTCCTGTTACACAGACAACTAATTTTATTGATAATTCATCGGCTGTTGCCCAATATTCAGTGGCTGCAGTAATTAATAATGTTGAACAGGCAAAATCAACTCCGGTTGATATATGGGATAACCAATACCTCGAAGTTAATTTGAATCGCCCATCGGGAGGGACAACTCCTGACGGTGTGTCCTATACATATTCACCCAATGATTGTAGTGTGGGTGATTTGGATGGTGATGGTCAGTACGAGATCATTGTAAAGTGGGATCCATCCAACTCAAAAGACAATTCACAATCAGGATACACTGGAAATGTTTTTCTCGATGCATACAAATTTGATGGAACGCAGTTGTGGAGAATTGATCTGGGTATCAACATTAGAGCAGGTGCTCATTATACCCAGTTTCTGGTTTACGATTTTGATGGTGACGGCATTGCTGAACTTGCATGTAAAACAGCACCAGGCACAAAAGATAACTCAGGTAATTTTATAAATACTGGGCCGGCTGCTTCGGCTGATCATTCAGCTGATTACAGAAATACAGGAGGCTATATTCTTTCAGGCCCAGAATACCTCACCGTTTTTAGTGGAGTAAACGGTTACGAAATGGCGACAGTTTATTATACGCCGGCAAGAGGTAGTGTAAGCAGCTGGGGCGATAGTTATGGAAACAGGGTTGACCGATTTTTAGCCTGTGTGGCTTATCTCGATGGTGAACATCCAAGTTTGGTAATGACTCGCGGATATTATACACGGTCAGTTCTGTCAGCATGGGATTGGGATGGAACAGAATTAACTCAGCGTTGGATTTTCGATAGTAACGATTCTGGAAACAGTGCTTACTACGGACAAGGAAATCATAACCTAAGTGTAGGTGATGTTGATCAGGATGGAAAAGATGAAATAATATACGGTTCATGTACCATAAATGATGATGGTACAGGCCTTTATTCAACAGGTTTAGGTCATGGTGATGCCTTACATGTTTCTGATATGGATCCGGATCGTCCTGGTCTGGAAGTTTTTATGCCACATGAAGAAGCTGGTAATGGAATGACCTATCGTGATGCTGCTACAGGTGAAGTTCTTTGGCAGATAAAAGCCCCAGGCGAAGACGTAGGTCGTGGTGTTGCAGGTGATATCAGCCCGGATCACAGAGGCTATGAACGTTGGTCTTCAACAGGAGATGGAGCTTACAGTATTGACGGAGAGCTGATCGGTGGAAAAACCGCTATGAATTTTCTTATCTGGTGGGATGATGATTTAACAAGAGAACTTTTGGATGGTACAAATATCAGTAAATACAATGTTGGAACTTTACTTACAGCTTTTAATTGTAGTTCTAATAACTCAACCAAAGCAACACCGAATCTGTCAGGAGACATTTTAGGTGACTGGCGCGAAGAAGTTATTTTCAGAACCACTGATAATACCAAACTTAGAATTTATACCACTACCAATGAAACCTCATACCGTTTCAGAACATTAATGCACGATCCTCAGTATCGTTTGGCTATTGCCTGGCAAAATGTTGGGTATAACCAACCGCCACACCCTGGATTCTTTCTGGGTACTGATATGGATACTCCTCCCCTGGCTCCCATTGCTCAGGCAAAATTAAAATGGGATGGATCAGCAGGATTCAGCTGGGATGTGAACACCTCATCTAACTGGAAATTAGCCAATGGAACTACATCGGTATTTAACAATGATGATGATGTTATTTTCTCAATATCGGGCAATAACTCATCAGATGTTTTAATTAACGAAACTATAAGTCCATCAAAAGTAACAGTCATCAACCCTAATGATTATACCTTTAGTGGAACAGGTGGGTTAAGTGGTTCGATGGATTTAATAAAAAGTGGCGCAGGATCATTGGTAATAAATACAACTAATAATTACACTGGTAAAACGTTGGTTTCTGAAGGACTTTTACAAATTAATGGAAACATAGCAACAAGTGAAACAACCATTGAAGGTAAAGGCGAAATAACGGGTAATGGAACTACTGGAAGTCTTAATCTATTATCCGGATCAAAAATCTGGGTAGGTGATTACAATCAGGCTTCATCAACCCATGTAAATGGAAACCTACTGGCCAGCAATAATACTAGCTTTGAATTTGATTTAAGCGATGATCCAACAGGCACAACAAAATCAAACGATCAAATAATTATTGATGGTGATTTATCATTGGGAGAAAACATCTCTTTTAATGTTAATAAACCAGATGGAACATTAAGTGATGGTACCTATACCCTGCTTACGTTTACCGGTTCGTTTACCGGATCGTTAGATAATATATCACTTTCTGGTATCAGAGAATTGGTAACTAGCATTGAATTATCAGGTCAGTCGGTCGTACTTGTTACAACCTTAGTTCGCGACCCCGCCTCAATTCTTTGGGATGGAACAACCAATAACAGCTGGGACTACCTCAATAATACCAATTGGTTGAACAATGGTGTAAGCGATTTCTTTGCTTATGGTGATTATGTATTGTTTGATGACAGTGGAAATACGACTGTTAATGTCGCAGATGATGTACCTATCGGAGGTATGGAAGTGAGTGCTTCTACTACCTACAAATTTACAGGAACAGGAACCATCAGTGGCACTGGAGGTTTATTGAAATCCGGAACCGGATATTTAATAATGAATGAAGCAAACACATTTACCGGAAATGTGGAATTACGAGCTGGTTTAACCAGTGTTACCAACCTTAGTAACATCGGAAGTCCGGGTAGTTTTGGAAGTGGAAGTAATGATCCTGCCAGTATCTACCTTAATGGAGGAAGTATTTATTATACAGGAGACCAAAGTACTACCAACCGTGGCATTACCGTTGGTGAAAGTAATGGTGATTTTTATACAGTCGGTAGTTCAGAGGTATCCCTTGATGGCGTAATAACAGGAACCGGAAACTTTACAAAAAGAGGTACAGGTAAACTTAACCTTTCAGCTGCCAACACAATAAGTGGACCGGTTACATTAACAGAAGGTACTATTGGACTAACATCAGAAAACGCCAATTCATATGGTTTGGGAACTGATAAGGTGATTATCAAAGATGCTACCTTAAACATGTTTAATAGTTCCGGCTCTTATAGTAATATTTACTGGAATTTAGAAGTTCCTGCCGGGTATACCGCAACCATTAATATGGATGGACGTTGCGATCATTATGGTGCAGCTACCGGAGAGGGAACACTTGAGCTTGTTCTTCCGTTCTCACGTGTTCATTTGAATGGAGATTGGTCAGCTTATGCAGGTCAGATAAATACCACTGCATCTCCTGTTTCAGTATATGGTAATTGGTTTGTTGTTGGAAATAGCATCGGATACCCTAATGCATCCATTGATCTTGGAGATGGTGTTTTTGCTGTTTACAAAAATAGTTCTGATGCTACAATCGAAATTGGTGAATTAACAGGTTCAAACTCATCAGTATTAGGATCGGGTGGACAAGGTGCTAACACAATTACGTGGAGAATTGGTGGTAAACGAACTTCGGTAGCTTTTGATGGAAAAATCACCAACGACCAATATAAAAACACCGGCTCACAGAGTGCCATTATTAAAACAGGTTCAGGTAGATGGACACTTACTAATGCCAACACATATACCGGTGGAACTGTTATCGAACAAGGAACCATTATTGCAGCCAATACATCAGGAAGTGCAACAGGAACAGGTCCTGTTACAGTTTATACAAATTCAAGTCTGGCCGGAACAGGCTATGTTTCTGGAGACGTTACAGTAAATAACAGAGCCTATATAATGCCTGGAATAAGCCCGGCATATGGTAATTTAACCATTAATAATAACCTAACATTTTTAACCGGAGCGCGATTATACATTAAAACGGATGCTGCCGCTGGTATTTGCGATAAGGTTACTGTGAACGGAACATATACAGTTGCAGGTACCTTATACATGGTTTTAAACAATGGAAGTTTTGCAAATGGTCAATCATACCAGGTATTGGATGCATCATCTATTTCCGGATCATTCGATGCTATCAGTCCATCTGCACCTGGAGATGGATTATATTGGGATACTTCAGAATTATATACCAACGGAATCATTAAGGTAACAAATGTTGCAACGGCAATTACGCCAGTTGAGGCTAATGATAACATTCGCGTCTATCCAAATCCTGTAGAAGATCTACTTTACATTGAAGTTATGGATAATAACGTTCCTTCAAAGATTGAAATAAGAGATGTATCAGGCAGGACTATTAAACAACTAGTTGGTAATAATGGAAGTAATTACAAGATTGATTTCAGTTATCATAACAAGGGAATTTATTTTGTCATTATTACTGTAAACGAACAATTATTAATAAAGAAAATAGTTAAAGAATAA
- a CDS encoding autotransporter-associated beta strand repeat-containing protein translates to MKNLKLLIKTVMMIIAFGLYQNTSAQRKMEVLDRGVLAIESGSNIYVGWRISATELRNVAFNVYRDGTKINSTPITGASNYLDTSGSSAAMYSVSAIIDGIEQPVSDEVPVWTSQYLDIPINELYGAIDKYELNDASVGDLDGDGQYEVIIKRVAADQSVGATYFNLLEAYKLDGTYLWTIDMGPNINDKTELNFLVYDFDGDGKAEVATRTSDGFTDGTGTYVGDRDGDGTINYRYSLVDNSGTLYRTEGPDYVSIFEGATGKELAWDYYIELDPISQWGTPGMHLAQYAHRANKCMWTVAYLDGKKPSMVNGRGIYHRIKMEAWDWDGTNLTKRWAFDSDPGGVATSYTGQGNHNLSCGDVDNDGCDEIVYGAMVVNNDGSGLYSTGFGHGDALHVSDMDPDRPGLETWQCLEGSEHWGVTLRSSADGELHIRYRSNRDCGRCAAGDINPDHDGWEVWGATESPMYNVDGEVVGSNNVPMNYMIWWDGDLSREFMDYSSFSSDIGYGTPQISKYDPAILDNYSVLVASGMATINHSKGNPCLQADVIGDWREEMIVRSIDNSKLRIYTSTDVTDFRMPTLMHEPQYRIAVAWQNNSYNQPPHTGIYLGNETEEAVPYPIINDKVAWVSGPDWGSGSSTWIDEDGNPVSYADGANVLFDYTGNNTSSVNITNTVSPRSVTVFSQNDYTFEGTGKLSGDMELIKAGTGTLILNSNHDYTGATKLYNGKLIINQAIAGSNAEVGMFGELFLNGTVGNGVTVMSRGKLRIGSTEGTVGNGVIQNGLTLNEGSKTYFDLTMDPAGTNDVISLTGDLTIEGICNFYFNRLNGSLDPGSYDLITFDGTFIGSVDDIQILNINDVACQVVVAGGKLTLEVLEVREATDIIWSGSTNNIWDFAGAYNWLNSGIDDWFLGNDNVTFNDDASRSTINITEIVPIGSMVVNASSNFTFDGEGMISGTGGLTKSGSGQLRINNVNDFTGPVSLNGGLVQVSYISNSGMNGPLGAATGEAENFTINGSLLYLSDASFTTNRDITIGANDATLYTSSGITMTMDGSFAGEGELIKDGTGTLSLSETGTHAGTVINSGSVLLNSETAEISGLGSSVTIKNATLKMFNSAGSYSNIYWDLMVPSGFSATLNLDSRCSMFGSLTGDGTLNLDIPYIRSELFGDWSAFTGQINATTTNDGWLILGNINGYANAAIDLGDNVFAVYRNSNDDIIEIGELTGSSSSKLGSGGEGSNTITWKIGGLGTSVEFNGVINNTQFKNSGSQTAIIKTGGGRWTLTGNNTYTGGTVIERGSIIAANSFGSATGTGAIEVMTNASLAGTGSVAGSVTLNNRAYLLPGLSTQIGTLTLNSDLTILDGGRYYIKVDASTVSNDKVVVNGTAALNGTLYMTLTNGAFANGQSFDILDANAITGSFTAISPTSPGTGLYWDTTNLYTTGIIAVTDTPTGIFDADYSGVHIYPNPSDDHFNIDLSDIQGKGLISIENLEGSVVLNDVIEGGSVVTWSLGHLPTGVYLVKIQINNEYYINKIIVS, encoded by the coding sequence ATGAAAAATCTAAAACTCCTGATTAAGACTGTCATGATGATAATTGCATTCGGTTTGTATCAGAACACAAGTGCGCAGCGTAAGATGGAGGTGCTGGACAGAGGTGTACTTGCTATTGAATCCGGAAGCAACATTTATGTTGGTTGGCGAATATCGGCAACTGAACTTAGAAATGTTGCATTTAATGTTTACCGCGATGGTACAAAAATAAACTCAACTCCAATCACTGGAGCATCCAACTATCTGGATACATCTGGCAGCTCTGCTGCAATGTATTCTGTTTCTGCAATAATTGATGGAATAGAACAACCAGTATCTGATGAAGTGCCTGTTTGGACAAGTCAATACCTGGATATTCCAATAAATGAATTGTATGGAGCCATTGATAAATACGAATTAAATGATGCCTCAGTAGGTGATTTGGATGGTGACGGACAATACGAAGTGATCATTAAAAGAGTTGCTGCTGATCAAAGTGTCGGTGCTACCTATTTCAATTTACTCGAAGCCTACAAACTGGATGGAACCTATCTATGGACAATCGATATGGGTCCGAATATCAATGATAAAACGGAATTAAACTTTTTAGTTTATGATTTTGACGGTGATGGAAAAGCTGAGGTTGCAACACGCACATCCGATGGTTTTACCGATGGTACCGGAACTTATGTTGGAGACCGTGATGGAGATGGAACCATTAACTACAGGTATTCATTAGTTGATAATTCAGGAACACTATACAGAACCGAAGGACCTGACTATGTTTCAATTTTCGAAGGTGCAACCGGAAAAGAATTAGCATGGGATTATTATATTGAGTTAGATCCAATCTCACAATGGGGAACACCAGGTATGCACCTTGCACAGTATGCTCACCGTGCCAATAAATGTATGTGGACCGTAGCCTATCTGGATGGTAAAAAACCAAGTATGGTTAATGGTCGAGGGATCTATCATCGTATAAAGATGGAAGCCTGGGATTGGGACGGTACCAATTTAACCAAGAGATGGGCTTTTGATAGCGATCCCGGAGGAGTTGCCACTTCGTACACCGGACAAGGAAACCATAATTTAAGTTGCGGTGATGTTGACAACGATGGCTGTGATGAGATTGTATATGGTGCTATGGTTGTTAACAATGATGGTTCTGGTCTTTACTCAACCGGTTTTGGACACGGTGATGCTCTTCATGTCAGTGATATGGATCCTGATCGACCTGGTTTGGAAACATGGCAATGTCTGGAAGGTTCTGAACATTGGGGAGTTACTTTAAGAAGCTCAGCTGACGGTGAATTGCATATTCGTTACAGATCAAACCGTGACTGTGGACGATGTGCAGCCGGCGATATAAATCCTGATCATGATGGTTGGGAAGTTTGGGGAGCTACTGAAAGTCCAATGTATAATGTTGATGGGGAAGTTGTTGGTTCAAACAATGTACCAATGAATTACATGATATGGTGGGATGGAGATTTAAGCCGTGAATTCATGGATTATTCATCTTTCTCGTCAGATATAGGATATGGAACACCTCAAATATCAAAATATGATCCAGCTATACTCGATAATTATTCTGTCTTGGTTGCATCCGGGATGGCAACTATTAATCATTCAAAAGGAAATCCATGCTTGCAAGCCGATGTTATCGGTGACTGGCGCGAAGAAATGATTGTTAGAAGCATCGACAATTCAAAATTAAGAATTTATACTTCTACTGATGTTACGGATTTCCGCATGCCCACATTAATGCACGAACCTCAATATAGGATAGCTGTAGCATGGCAGAATAACTCATACAATCAACCACCTCACACAGGAATCTATCTGGGAAATGAAACTGAAGAGGCTGTTCCCTACCCTATCATTAATGATAAAGTAGCATGGGTTTCGGGGCCTGACTGGGGAAGTGGTTCTTCAACATGGATTGACGAAGATGGCAACCCTGTATCATATGCTGATGGAGCTAATGTTTTGTTCGATTATACAGGAAATAACACAAGTTCAGTAAATATTACCAATACAGTATCGCCACGCAGTGTGACTGTATTCTCTCAGAATGACTATACTTTTGAAGGAACAGGTAAATTATCAGGAGATATGGAATTAATAAAGGCTGGAACAGGCACCTTAATTCTTAATTCAAACCATGATTATACTGGAGCAACCAAATTATACAATGGTAAATTAATCATTAATCAGGCTATTGCAGGCAGTAATGCAGAAGTTGGTATGTTTGGCGAATTATTTTTGAACGGTACCGTTGGTAATGGAGTTACGGTAATGTCCAGAGGAAAATTAAGAATTGGTTCAACCGAAGGTACTGTTGGCAATGGAGTTATACAAAATGGTCTGACTCTCAATGAAGGATCAAAAACGTATTTTGATTTAACAATGGATCCGGCTGGTACAAATGATGTAATTTCGTTAACTGGTGATCTGACCATTGAAGGAATCTGTAATTTTTATTTTAATCGCCTGAATGGATCTCTGGATCCCGGATCATATGACTTAATAACCTTTGATGGAACATTTATTGGTTCTGTTGATGATATTCAAATATTAAATATAAATGATGTTGCATGTCAGGTAGTGGTTGCCGGTGGAAAGCTAACATTAGAAGTATTGGAGGTTCGTGAAGCAACCGATATTATCTGGTCTGGAAGTACCAACAATATATGGGATTTTGCCGGAGCTTACAACTGGTTGAACAGCGGTATTGATGATTGGTTTTTAGGCAACGACAATGTAACTTTTAATGATGATGCCTCCCGTTCAACAATTAATATCACAGAGATAGTTCCTATTGGTAGCATGGTTGTTAATGCCAGTTCCAACTTCACATTTGATGGAGAGGGCATGATTTCCGGTACAGGTGGCTTAACTAAATCTGGTTCAGGCCAACTTAGAATCAATAATGTTAATGACTTTACAGGACCTGTGTCCTTGAACGGAGGATTGGTACAGGTGAGTTACATTTCAAACAGTGGCATGAATGGGCCCTTGGGTGCAGCAACGGGTGAAGCTGAAAATTTCACCATAAACGGTTCGTTACTCTATTTATCAGATGCCTCTTTTACAACTAACCGCGACATTACCATCGGAGCGAATGATGCAACGTTATATACAAGTTCTGGTATTACAATGACAATGGATGGCTCATTCGCTGGAGAAGGAGAATTGATAAAAGATGGAACAGGTACATTATCTTTATCTGAAACTGGCACACATGCCGGTACTGTTATCAACAGCGGTAGTGTTTTATTAAACTCCGAAACAGCTGAGATCAGTGGTTTAGGCTCTTCAGTTACTATTAAAAATGCCACTTTGAAAATGTTTAACAGTGCTGGCTCTTATAGTAATATTTACTGGGACTTAATGGTACCGAGTGGTTTTTCTGCCACATTAAACCTCGACAGTAGATGTTCAATGTTTGGTAGCCTAACAGGAGATGGAACACTTAACCTGGATATCCCTTATATCAGATCAGAACTATTTGGTGATTGGTCAGCTTTTACCGGACAAATAAATGCCACCACAACAAACGATGGTTGGTTAATTCTGGGTAATATAAATGGTTATGCCAATGCTGCCATTGATTTGGGGGATAATGTTTTTGCAGTGTATCGCAATAGTAATGATGATATTATTGAGATAGGTGAATTGACAGGAAGCTCAAGTTCTAAATTAGGTTCAGGAGGAGAAGGTTCAAATACAATCACCTGGAAGATTGGTGGTTTAGGAACTTCAGTAGAATTTAATGGAGTCATCAATAATACACAATTCAAAAATTCAGGATCTCAAACTGCCATCATTAAAACAGGTGGTGGACGCTGGACCTTAACTGGAAATAATACCTATACAGGAGGAACAGTAATTGAAAGAGGATCAATCATTGCAGCGAATAGCTTTGGAAGTGCTACAGGTACAGGAGCCATTGAAGTAATGACTAACGCATCACTGGCGGGTACAGGAAGTGTGGCAGGCTCTGTAACTCTTAACAACAGAGCCTATCTGTTGCCCGGATTATCGACACAAATTGGAACCTTAACACTAAACAGTGATTTAACTATTCTCGATGGAGGAAGGTATTACATTAAAGTAGATGCATCTACTGTTTCAAATGACAAGGTTGTAGTTAATGGTACAGCTGCATTAAACGGTACTCTTTATATGACATTAACCAATGGTGCCTTTGCCAATGGTCAATCCTTTGATATATTGGATGCAAATGCTATCACGGGCTCCTTCACCGCAATTAGTCCAACATCACCTGGTACAGGGTTATATTGGGATACAACTAATTTATATACAACAGGAATCATAGCTGTAACCGATACACCTACGGGAATCTTTGATGCTGATTATTCAGGAGTTCATATTTACCCGAATCCATCAGATGATCATTTCAACATTGATCTTTCTGACATTCAAGGCAAAGGTTTAATCTCAATCGAAAACCTGGAAGGTTCAGTTGTTTTAAATGATGTAATAGAAGGCGGAAGTGTTGTTACATGGTCATTAGGACATTTACCAACAGGAGTTTACCTGGTTAAAATACAGATTAACAACGAATACTATATTAATAAAATAATTGTTTCATAG